The Panicum virgatum strain AP13 chromosome 3N, P.virgatum_v5, whole genome shotgun sequence genome includes the window CTACTGTAGCACACTATGACagtgtgaagatatccgccatgTGGCAGTGCAGATGATACTTCTGAAATAGTGCGGTAGAgtattatattattttataagtATTTGGAAATACATATTCTTTGTTTAAAACCTAATAAAAATATTATggattatttttgaaaattctATATTCTCGACTCAACCTTCCGTCCAGTTGTTGAACTTGGATGTGCAGGTTTTTCCGTCAAAATGGCATGGAAATTAAACTACCAGTTCCTGATATTCAGTATtggaaaaatgaaaaattatGACCACGCACTTGAAAGTTCAGAAGTCCCTAATCAAGGTAAAACGTAATAATCCAATGTGCAAATGTGTTAAAAAACTGTCATTGGCTGTTTTAATCAGAACTCCACAATCCAATTTCAGTTAGAAAAACACAATTATCTTACTTGTGTGTTTATCTATTTGCATAAGGGTCGTATTTACATAAAAGTACAATTTGATAAGTAGTGATTAGCTGTATGAATCGTTTCACATGAAGAAGGTATTAAGAATGTACTTTAGTTCTATATATACTAgactatcaacccgtgctcccgcatggactaattagaattaatataagaataatatcaataattataattatctatctcatgcccgtttcatctattaaatattctaacacatactttaaaaaatatattttcattatttagttacaatgcattcaatatatgtttagttgaaTAATTTGTTTGTGAATGGTATTCTTGACTCTTCCATCATAAATGAATATATGATGGCATATATCAcggttagtatttttatataaataataatattaataatatattgataatgatagaaatagtaatttccaaattttatattggtgcaatttaatatattattataattatataattaagatttagatttatgagtaatttaacttgtaataataatgacataattgtataatttatatgcaattaggagtatttgtattatttttatattggCCTAGAAGGGTAATTTACataaagattagggggttattatagatttttttataatggcagaggggggtaatttagatacatgtttagaaggttattttagtttattttcataattgcagaggcgggtaatttattaggaaagataacagatccgatggttattatagttagagttgttggattgatggctggatgtttctggttattattttagtctattttagTCAATGGTTCACTTACATCTTGCACTAGTGAGCAAATGGTAGTGATAAGCACTTAAGTAGTATTTGTGTTGTATTGGCATGCCTGTTGGACTTCATCCAGTGACAAGCATTATTGTATTGGCACTAGTTCCATTCCACCACCAACATTTGTTTGCTCACTGCTGTTGCAAATTTTGCCTACACTTTTAGCTATCACTGTCGGCACTAGTTTTTGCCACCATGCATCCTTTACTGATCTTAATGAGAAAAGCCACGAGGCCACGAAGACACATAAATACAGCGTACGTAATTATTACATCCTTTATTCATACACGCGAAGAGCCCGAGGAGCTAGCTCGGCACGGCAGATACAGGAAGCAGCGGAGACCAGCACAACACAACGGAGATCAAGACGTCGGGAACAAGgtagcggccggccggccgcacgCGCGCGGTGCCGACGCGAATCGAAGAAGTTAACCAATTAGCAGGACGGCACGGGCAGCCTGCACGCGGCCATGGCCTTCTTGCCGTTGGGCGAGTTGACGTAGCGCTGCAGGTTGGGGTCGCGCGCGTACGTGCACAGGCACGGCTGCTGCTCCTTCAACCTGCTGCAGCACGCCGAGGTGGGCGGCGCGTTCCCGATGATGGCGCCCGCGCACGGGGTCAGCTGCGTCGCGTCGCACGTCGCCGCGTCGGCGACGACCCCCGCGCACAGCAGCAGGACCACCGCGAAGGCGGCGAGCAGCAGATGATGCGCCGGCTGCTTCATGATGCCTCTCGGGAGTCAGCTGGTGTGGCAGTCGTAGTAGTAGTAGGATTCGGATCGGATGGTGCGAGCGTTCGGAGGGAGACCGGCGCCATTTATAGAGGCTGGCCGGCTGGCTTCAGGAGACCCAGAGTGGCAGCAACGAACGACGACCTCGCGTCGCGCCACGTCGAGGTGGAAGCTGCGATCACGcacaaggccggccggcccagacaCATGCACGATCGCGTTGCGAGTGCAGTACAAGTGTGCAGCGCAGATTGTGAGGAGCACACAAGCAAGCGCGCGGTGCGTGCGCCACTagggagaggaggggcgggGGACAGAAATGCTCGGCATAATGATTGCACACTTGCACTACTGCTCAAACGGAAAAGGGGAACTGTTCTTGGTGCAGCTTCAAAGCAGCTCGCCACGCCAGCTCAACCGAGCGCATAACGAAGCGGCCGGCACGCGCACTACGTGAGTGTCGGTCACGGACTAGCGAAAAGCAGGGTTTGGTGGACCGGCCATGATAGGGTTTGTTGAATTGCGCTAGCTGGTCCATTCTGTTTTGTTCAGATCAGGTTAGTTGGGATGGTTAAAGTATGAGAAAAATCTGTTTTACGGACTTTGGTAGTTAGTTAATTTGGTTGCTTTGGGAACCAGAGAGAGGGTAAAACATCTGGTGGTAAAAAGTAGTGAAAGATAATAAAAAAAAAGTGATGATGGCACTGCTGCATGCCTAGCTGAATATCTTATTCTGAACATGTATATTGGGTGGATTCAGGAGCAATTTTCTCCCGTTTTTTCCTCGATTAAGCAAAACTGACACTATAACTAACTCCCTTGACCCAACATCGTGCtcggctgctgctggctgctagCCTGCCAcgcaagtaaagagtttcacctGTACAACAGCAAATCGCTTGTTTAGTTCGCGTTTTTTTATAgattttggtattgtagcagattcgttgttatttagtaattaatgtctaattatgaattaattaagcttaaaagattcatctcatcatttacagttaaactatgtaattatatgtaattagttattctTTTCCACtccatttaatactccatgcatgtgcccGAAAactcgatgtgatgggtactgtagtaaattttttggaaactaaacatggccgCGTAGGCCCAGTAATGCAACTCCCCATCATGCTAATGGCCACTATATATTGTATTgtattcttcctcttcctcacaAACAAATAGGCATTCTAAAACAAATATGAAAAATCAAGGTGTTTAGCAATTAGCATGATGCTAATGCCCATCCCATTAAGCCAACCTTTCTCTGTAGTGGCAAGGGCACTTGCCTCTCCGCCATCTCACTCCTCACATCATCACTGTGATAGCTTGCACTGACAGGCCTTCAGCTCCCGAAACATCTGTTCCTCATCCTGCTCCCAACCATCCATAATACTTGTTCTAATCCATGCGAAGGGATTATTTCACCCTCAATTAAAGCAGTTCTCAGATGCCAGATGCCACGATATGTGGCTTCAAGTCCGTAAGAAGGAATCCCTTAGCTGTTACAAAACCTCCGGCTGAAGCAAACCTTTCCTCATATTCGTTCACTTCCCTGTACCCCCGGCACAAAGGTATCCTTGCCTTCTCATGCCAAGCTTCCTTATATATCCTCTCATAATACCTGTCAGCCTATAAGGACAACTGGAGAAGAGCTGTCGTGACCAGACGAATTACTACCAAACGCCACAAGAATTTCTCAGAACTCTGCAGTCATGCCTCCTCATGTTGAGAGCAGTTCTTCTGACGATGATGGACAGACAACAAGGCTATTTCATAGACGCAGATCAGTTCATAAGCTACTCGGTCGACGGAAAGGTGCAATGCTACTAGTTAGTATTTTCTGAAAAGTTGTCATGTACCAGCAACATTCCAGGTGCTGGTGTCTGAATCGGTTCCAGAGTGATCACTGAATTAGTAGTTTGGCTTTGCAGTTGCGGACATCCTGCTATGGAGGAACAAAAACCTATCAGCAGGGATCCTCGCAGGGGCAACATTGGTCTGGTTCCTGTTCGACGTGGTTGATTACAACGTAGTAACGCTCTTTTGCCACATTGCACTCCTTGGGATGCTTCTGCTCTTCGTTTGGTCGAATGCCGCGCCTCTCTTTGACAGGTTGCACTGCTATGCTGTCTAAGATTTTTGTAGCTATATCTCACCGGACAAGGGATAACACGAAAACAATGTCAGCTGAAGTGAAGTCTCGTGTTTTGCAGGCGGCCTCCACAGATCCCAGAGGCCATTGTTTCTGAAAAAGCATTCAGAGAAATTGCACAGGCTACCCAGTACAAACTGGCTCACTTTGTATCAATCCTATATGACATTGCATGCGGGAAGGATCTCAAGAAGTTTCTCATGGTACATAAGATCTGCGTTTTCTGATCTGTGCACTTTGCTTAATAGTATTAGCATGGCCTATGACAATCACGTTGTTTCTATGCATCAAAATATGCAGAAGTTCTGAAGACTCGAACAGAGAAATTTAAATTGATGTCACATGTTACTTAATGGCATAAAGAAATATCAAATTTCCATCTGATTAGAGAATATTCATTAAGCATGTAAAGTTCACAAAATAATCTCTATGCCATTATTTTTTGTTAACATTCAGCTTAGTGAACTCTAATGTTGTTTTTTCGTTATTCTGATAAGGTGATTGGGTCTCTGTGGGTACTGGCAGTAGTTGGAGATACTTGCAGCTTCACCACACTGTTATATGTTGGTAAGTATCACTGAAATTAAGAGGATGCTCGAAGAGATGCATCAGCAAATGCACAGCACAAAAGCATGCAAAAAGAACAATTTATTCATATGTACTCATATTCTGACAATTTGTCATGCTTTCTTGACTAGGATTTTTGTGTGCTCTTACTTTACCACCATTATATGAAAGATATGAAACAGAAGTGGACCATCTTGTAGCCAAAGGGGGTGAAGACCTCAAGAAATTCTACGAGAAGGTTGACTCCAATGTCCTCAACAAGATACCAAGAGGCCCTGTCAAGACAAAAGTTCGCTAAGATGTTCTTAGAATTTCCCTAAGTCGTCAGGACACGCAAATACTCCCATATATGTAAAATAGTAAAACAGTTActggatttaaattcaaaacaAATTTATGGTACGAAATTGTGCATGTTAGACTACTATACTGCTGTGAACTACCATATACTttactttgaccaataattttttttaaaaaaacttaaaTCTGAAACAATTCCATTCATAAACAAGTATTGCAAGAATGTAATTGCTGTCAAAACCAGATGGCAAAAcggcaagtttgggttttgctgTCCTAGCTAGGGGCTACTGATCAAGCATTCACTGTTGGCATTGCCTCGATGacgctttttttttctcaactaGGAACTAGCCCAAGATGGCTGCATGCTGAGATAAGCTGTAAGTATGGTAATGGCATCCAGCCAATGAATAGGCATCAGCGAAGTGCTTGCTGTGCACCTGCAGTCCTGCACTGTCTGATCAATACAACCGTTTGCGCAAGGCGTTCCGGGATAACTCATCAGGCTTCTCTACGCAGTCATCTCTGAACACTACCAGTCCATTAGAATCGCAGGGCTGATGATTCACCATGACACCAAACCCATCAATGACTTTTCACTTTTTCAGTGAGCTCTGAACTAAGTCAAGGGCTGCCTCTGCTTTGATAATTCGATTGGTGAAGTGGGCACAAACTGGTATAAAGCAGATCCAAGTTTCAGATGTTTTCCATGGATTTACTAGTTGTTGCTCACTTCCTTTCGCCATGAGCTTGTTGGACAGCAGATACAAAGTTACAGCAGCTGGATACAGATGAACTCATCAAATCTGCGCATTCACAAGTAACAAATCTTACAGCAGCTGGATACAGATAATCCATACCATGCCTCGCACATTCTGCGCATTCACAAGTTCACTGGCAAGAATTTCATGAGTCAGCGCTCCCAATTCACAGACTCAAGGCACCCAGGCTTCCCGCCCAAGTAATACTTTGTGTGATATAAACTGGTGAGTAGTGGCAAGACTGCCACTTAGGGTAATTTGTCGGGcgttgcttttcttttttttgaaaaaggtaACATCTCCGGCCTCTGTACCCGTACACAGCCAAATTTTTACAAAATTCTCAGCATTATCAAGTACTGAAGCTGAGTATCGAtcagcagcaagagcagctcAAAAAATCACCTGGCTTAAGCAATTGATGGAGGATCTTCATCAGCCGACGGATTATCAAGTAAGGATTTTCTGTGACAACTTATCCTCTGTACGTCTAGCAGAAAATTCAGTTTTCCATGCAAGGATGAAACACATAAAAGTCCACTACCACTACATGGAAAAAATCCTTGAAGTTAAGATAGAGATGGTGCCTACAAAGACAGATGAGCAATTTGGTGACATCTTCACAAAAGGTttaaacaagaaaaaaattgagaagtTTCGAGAAGCACTCGACATGGTCTGCAAAACAAGTTTGGATAGAAGTTTGCCTTGAGGGTGAGTGTTGAAAAAATGCACAATAACCTTCTGGAGTATTATCTACAAGACAATAAGAagatatcttactattactaattggaggctcctttcaagcctccacatgaagccacctaggatcctaggtggacactctataaaaatagagaaattctagaaattaTCACAAAAAACAGAAATATCCGGCCATCAATCCGACAGCTCTAATTAAAATAGACATTGGATATGTTATGTTTCCtacctctgtcattataaaaatagactaaagtaaccccctaaacatgtatctaaattacacacatctgccattataagaaaatctaaagtaaccccctatttttcatgtaaattacccacctgccattattaaaaataatacaaataacttcctaaatttgcatatagatTATccaacatgtatctaaattacccacatcagtcattataaaaaaatataacataacaatcttcgtgtaaattacccacctatcattataaaaataatacaaataaccccctaaatttgcatataaattatccaattatgtcattattaaaagttaaagtaacccctaaatctgaatctaaattatatagttataataaatataaaagtatgcaccaatataaaattctaaattactattttatCATTATTAAAATATTATCTATATTATTATCTATATAAAATACTATCCACGATCTGTGTCacaatatattcatgtatgatggaagagataagaataccaatttacaaaaaaaatggttcaaataaatatatattaaatgtttacttcaaaaaaaatattaaacatacATGAAGGTGTGATGCAcaataaaatctattgcaactagataatgataaatatatattttagagcatgtgttagaatattcaatacatgaaaaagtgcgtgagatagataattataaataTTAGCTATAAGTATTATTGTtgtattaattctaattaatccgtgcgggagcacaggttgataggctagttttCATAGAGTActctagaattagtaataaGTAAATTACAAAACCTTGTAATATTTAGGAATTATCTGGAAGAGGAACATATGTCACCACCCTATGATCCGCCTTGACCTATAAATAGAGGACCCCTTTCTTGCCATGCTATCTATCTAAGAGTATGATAGATgagaagggtgagtgctaggTTAGCCACAAAGAAAGGGTGTGTTATGTACTCTTATGTAATATTATTGTGTTGTAATAAGGCAAGTGTTCTGTAAGTGTCAGTCTCCTAGtttctaagtacttagtgtataagttgtgatctatTTTAGATTGGCTCTGCCACTCGGGATCACAAAGGGTCTGAACTTCATTGTAggaaggctctgcctcccggaagccagcttcatctatTGGGGCTCTGCTCCCCGGAAGGGAGAAAGCGGCTCTGCCGTCGAGGAAGGGAGAAAGTGGCTCTGCCGTTGAAAAgaccttatacactaagtagctAGAAACTGAAAAAATTAACCGACTCTagagtgagttggtgtgtcttAGGCGTAATTCCTCAACTTAGTTGGTATTAGGTACACCTCGATTTCTAACATACTGATTTGAGATTATTGCAGCAGCATCAACATCCAAGAAACAGAACCTACATTTCAGAGGCATTGAGAGAATCAATAGGAAACAAAAATGAGAAGCGAAACGAAATAGAATTACAAACTGAAATGGAACTAGTATGGTGCCTTATTAGAACTTATTtgtaaaaatgaaataaaagcaGCTAATGCTATCAGAAAACAGTATACAACAATTGACACGCCTTGTACAGATCAATTATCTCTTCCAATCATGCTACCACGTACGATACCAACGTTAAGCAAGTAACGACCTCACAAGTGTGCCTCCAACCTCCCATTTTCATATACCCTAGAAGAAAAGATAAATTGATACAATTCTAGTTCATAATAGAATTGGTACAATCACATTGTTCAACATAAAACGAGACAGATATGAACTAATTGTACTACTAGACTAGCGACCTAAGGGAAAAAATAGCACAAGGACTCGTGAACCTAAAACTGTTAAATTGTGAAATGCGGCTGATGTTGTGCATCAGGAACCAGTGAAGCTCTATGCTTAACATCTCTTCGTTCTCGGCTACTTGCCTGGTGTCAACGAAGTAATAGATAATGCCCTGGGTTTGTGAAGAACCAACGATCCTTTGAAGCCTCTCTGCTCGGACCAGCATCATGGGATACGATGGAATGGCAAAACATTGATGAATCTGCAGTGTGTGGACACTTCCCACCACTGCGGGCTCCGGCAAGTCAAGACGAACAGGCTGTTCGCTGGCGCAATGATGAACGCTCCAAAACACGCGCCTACAACATCTCGCGTACTCAGCAGCATGAATGGGGCAAAGAGCACACCGAATGCGAGGGATTGGACGAGGGAAGATTAGCGCTACTGCTGGATCGACAGCAGGTCCGTCTCCGCCTCCTCCTGCAGGTGCACCGAGACCATGCGCCCCAggtgcggccgcggccgcgaccaCCACCAAGTCCAGTCAGTCCTAGTCCGGGCccatcagcggcggcggctacgctGCGACGCAGGGAGCGGGCCGTCAGCTCAGCGTCTACGCCGACCCCTCCCCGTCCCCGCTGGCCACATCATCAGCCCCCACAGCCTCCGTcgttgccgccgccaccgtggtCCACCAACGCGGCCCGTGTGGGCCGACGTGTTGTAGTCGCCATGGCCTCCGGCACAGCGACCCGCGCAGGCAGGCCCATCTCCAACGACCCTAGCCGCGCCAGCGTGTGTAATTCTTGCCGAGTACACCAGCGCCGCGGCTGCACGCTCTGCCTCTGATGTGTTTGACGGTCGGCTCGGCGCCGCGCGACCCGCCGTCTCCTCATGCCTATGCGAGATGCCATCATTGTACGAGAtgcgcggcgcggccacgcgTCTGCCTGGCACACCTAGGAGGTATCATCTATCGTCGTACGCCGCGGAAGGCACCTCCTGCAATTCCGTGTGGCATCGCTCCGCCGTGGTGACCGCTTCGCTGCGGTTCCACGGCCAACAGTCGAGGGAGCGGTGCCCAGGACGGCGCGCGGCGCAGTGGTCGAGGCCCTCGTCACGTCAGcataggagagagagagagctttgGCGACCGCAGGGTCCGTGTCGCCTTGGTCCGCCCGATGCTCTCCTCGCCGATGGTGGAGAGCACGGAGAACCGGTTCGCCGAGTCGGGTCCGTCGCGCATGGCGCGTGCGGCCGGGCGTCGGGGAAGCCCGAGGCCAGCGCTGGACGACAATGGCTCCCTCCGGTGCACGACGACCTCTACCCATGCCCAGATagaggaggcggcgcaggcgacAGCGGAGACAgaggcggcgccagcagcagaCATGGAGGAGACGGCACGGGCGACGAGAGAGTATGAGGAGGTGCCGGTGGTGGCCATGGTTTAAGGTTGGGGGGTTGTGGGTGCTCTCGCTTGAGAGGAGTGGAGCGACGAGGGACCGAGGGTGAGTCGAGGACTCGGTGGCGTTTATGGAAATGAGAAGGCGTTTGGAGGTCTTGCCTCCTTCCTCATGTCTCCTCTGTTTGTCGAgacaaaaacaaaaatcaaagCCAGCTGGTGCTTTCGATCCATGTGAGTTTGTTTAACACtcacatttttattttttatactaATTAATCTGGCATTTGCAGAAATAATCTGTGAAATCAGGAATTCAGAGAAATGTATATATGTTGACTATTCGGTGACAAATATTAgtttgaacaaaaaaaaataaataaagaatcCATCTACAGAATGAACATGCTCAGTAAATTTCATACGGCCGCGATACAATCTGATATTCAAGTGCCAAGATGAAAATAAATTATGTCCACATGAAACTTTAGGAGATGTGCAACCATCACGTGTTCTTCTTCCATTCCTTGTTACCGGCCGAAGCTTCTGACTCTAACCCTGACTAGTAGGGTGCACGTGCGGCACGCACGTGTTTGAAGAACAAGTACAAAATATTTGGGCATAATTAAGTTAGAAAAAATAACATTCATTACAACAGATACCAATTATAaaaaacactactagaaaacgggccatcggtCCTGACCAAAGGTATCGgttgctgttgcagccggtaccgatggtaccatcggtaccggctgcaacagcagctgataCCTTTGGCCATCGACCGACCTAGTGGAGGgcaattggcaccgggtggtggttccaaccggttccaatgtgtcaccataggaaccggtctgaaccaccacccggtaccaaatgaagaCTGTGCTAAAGGCACCAGTTTATAggaataaccggttcctatggtaatgaaacgtggcagctgccaggagctcgggcctaaggcaccggttggtgccttgacccggtgctattgaattaattttagcaccgggtcattgaaatcaaacggtgcctttggcccgagcctataaataccccagcccctccccctctcaagctgccgtgaactcactgttcatggcagctgagtggggtgaggggaggcgaatttttatttttttttgaaaaaaggttagttatttttctttataacttagcaattaatttttagaaacagttattacttgatttagtttatatatgtgataattatttttatttgtagcatcttattgtagttatatacgttatcaatttatttgatatttgaatactatcaaattattgtatttatatgttttttcaatttatttgataagtgaatagtatctatttattatagttatatgcattatcaattatataaatatattgttataaattggtagtatgaatgaactatttgtacagtacaatgatgtatataaatgtattgtggacccagatgagtcggcaatggaggtacatggccgaccggcgttcaaaggagttcatggatggcgtgcatgaattcatagaagcggccgagaaacacaagtatggcggtttcgttcgttgtccatgcaaattttgtaagaatgagaaggattactcatcatcaagaaccatccatagtcacttgttcaatagtggtttcatgccgaactactatgtttggaccaagcatggggaaagaggaattgtgctaaataataatgtagaagaagatgacaggattcctgactttgcagccaattataattcctttttcaatgacactgcaatgggtgagcctgaagaagatactgaaggatacgttgtagaagatgatc containing:
- the LOC120664729 gene encoding non-specific lipid-transfer protein 2-like; the encoded protein is MKQPAHHLLLAAFAVVLLLCAGVVADAATCDATQLTPCAGAIIGNAPPTSACCSRLKEQQPCLCTYARDPNLQRYVNSPNGKKAMAACRLPVPSC
- the LOC120664730 gene encoding reticulon-like protein B9: MPPHVESSSSDDDGQTTRLFHRRRSVHKLLGRRKVADILLWRNKNLSAGILAGATLVWFLFDVVDYNVVTLFCHIALLGMLLLFVWSNAAPLFDRRPPQIPEAIVSEKAFREIAQATQYKLAHFVSILYDIACGKDLKKFLMVIGSLWVLAVVGDTCSFTTLLYVGFLCALTLPPLYERYETEVDHLVAKGGEDLKKFYEKVDSNVLNKIPRGPVKTKVR